A DNA window from Candidatus Cloacimonadota bacterium contains the following coding sequences:
- the tnpB gene encoding IS66 family insertion sequence element accessory protein TnpB (TnpB, as the term is used for proteins encoded by IS66 family insertion elements, is considered an accessory protein, since TnpC, encoded by a neighboring gene, is a DDE family transposase.) yields the protein MMWPIASGVKVYLATGITDMRKSINTLAIMVAEQMDLDPLSGHLFAFCNRKRDTVKALYWDRNGFCLWHKRLERDKFQWPQTTGEAECISMRQLGWLLEGLSLTQPAHETLKYAIVR from the coding sequence ATGATGTGGCCGATAGCGAGCGGGGTTAAGGTGTATCTGGCCACCGGAATCACTGACATGCGCAAATCCATTAATACCCTGGCTATCATGGTGGCCGAACAGATGGATCTGGATCCGCTGTCCGGCCATCTGTTTGCCTTCTGCAATCGTAAACGGGACACGGTCAAGGCGCTCTATTGGGATCGCAACGGTTTTTGTCTCTGGCATAAACGGCTGGAGCGAGACAAGTTTCAATGGCCGCAAACCACCGGCGAGGCCGAATGTATCAGCATGCGCCAACTGGGTTGGTTGCTGGAGGGATTATCCCTTACCCAACCGGCCCACGAGACGCTCAAATATGCCATTGTGCGTTGA